Genomic DNA from Sporosarcina sp. ANT_H38:
AGTTATTATGTTCGCAATAAGCGGCCATTGCCATATATGACTGGGCAGCGTTATATTCATTATTCATTTGATTATTAAGTGCATCTGCTAATCGTTGACTGATCATATTGTCCCCTCCATTTTATGTTAGTACTATACTATCTATATCATAACCTAATAGATTTTAGCAATCACGTGATTTGATTGAAAACGTAGAAGTTTGTATAATTTCTGCGTTCATTGCAGGGATTATACAATAAATGTAAAGTTGTAACTAGTTACAGCGGGCGATATCCAACGCTCACTCCTTCTCTTTGGGGTTTTCTTTTTTATTTTAAGGAAGTTTTAATTGCTACAGGAAATTCAGTGATGCCAAGCGTGCCCGAAATTGTATTTTCGCGCACTTATACTCCTGTGAAAAGTCGTCTATTTTAATTTTTCGAGAAACTGCAATTTCCACTCGAACGCTGTAGGTGCAAGACAGGCAACTAATCGCTACAGAATGACCAAGGGGGAATGAATTGCAGTTTCTCCCATACTTGTCCCACGGTAAAACTGTCGTGATTATTTTAGCAGAAAGCGGGCAGGAAACGTACTCGTCCAAATGAAGACTTTTGCGCCTTGCTTATCAGTATCTTATCCAAGAAAATGGTTAATTAACAGACGTGTAATTTTATATAGCGACTTTATTAGTTTGAAAAGTTGAATGAGCTAAGTGTTGAATTATGTATATAAAAAGCCATTCCTAAGAAAAAATGGCTTTTTAATGCTTCCAAATAGGAAAGAATTCTATATGAGGGGTGTATAAATTGAGTGCAGGCTGAGGGTATTTAATTTTTAATTCAACTCAAAATGCAAGAAGTATGGAAAATAAGGCTCCAAAGATAATGATTGAAATAATGATAATGAACCCTGTAAATAACATCAATGTGCCAAATCCACGCCAAGCAGAGAAGTTGTGGACAATTCCGATTGCCTTACATTCGATAATAAGTCCGAAAATGGAAATAGCCAACATTAACCATGTTTGAAAGAAGAAGAAACCTACAGACATATTCGTCCCTAATGGACCAGTTGGTGTGGTGAAGAGTTGCTGCCCATAGAGGGAAATTGCGATGAATCCTATAGGTGCTGTCCAAATCATAGGGATTGCACTGGCTCCGGTTGCAAGACCCATTTTTCGCATTGTTCCTGTTCCGCCTAATAATTTACCAATCCACGTATACGCAACTATAATAATTCCCCAGCCGGCCAGACCTGAAAGTAAGCCGGAAAGAAGAACGAGACCGAGTGTTGTCAATAATGAGAAACCGTTAAATAAGCCTAAGTCTGCAAAGGCCATTATGCTATTTATAAGCGCGGAAATAGAGATAATAATGAATGGATATTTTAATGATTTATGATCGACGATGTATCGAATTGTGGCACTTGGCTGTGTCCAAATCGAAAATAGCGGATTCATTATTCTGCTCCTTCTTATCATAATACGTGCCATTGAGAATTGTATTACTCAATGTTTTTTACACATTTTCTGGGATCAATTTCCGTCAGTTCCCATGCCCCATTCTTCTTTATATATTGAGAAATTAAAATGTCTGTGTCATTCGTCAACTGAAAAAAGACGAAACGATAGTCATTTCCATCCGTTCCGATTATTTCAATTGTTTTAACGTACCCGTCTTTTTTCGTGGGCATTTTTTTCTTAATCAGATTGCACCAATGTCCATATTCTACGTCAACGATATCTTCTCCGGTATGGGCCCACCCGTGATAGGCAGCACAAAGGAAATCTTCTCCTGTCAATGAAATAGTATCTATTTTGTATACGTTGTTTTCCTTGGTGGTAGAAATATAGCCGTAATAATATTCGAAACGGGAAACACCTGTAGGGGACCCGTTAATTGTTTCGAGCTCCACGAAGTATCTGCCGTGTTCTGAGGGGTTTTTGGTAGGGATTTGTTTAAATTTAATCAAATTTGTGTGAGCGATTCCTTTAAAAGAAGAAAGATACTTTGGATATGGATGTTTTTGTTGGTAATCAGTCGTTAAAAAGTTAAACGCAATGGGAAAGGGGATTCTTGCTTCTCCTACTGTTCCGCAGCCCGCAACTAGATTGTCTGTGAGATTTTCGGCTTCACGTAATATGCTGAAGTAATTGAGGATTGTATCTTCAGGGGAAATCATTAATGATGTAGGAAGAATTATTTCATTATATTTTTTATCAATATAAGGATTGAAAAAATGATAGTCAAATAATCGATTATTTAGCACTGAACGGCAAGACGGACGAAAGAACCTTTCGATATCATATGTGTTATAAGCTGTATTATCTTCCTTTATCATTGCATCTCTGTGTTGTTGCTTTTGAAATTCAGCACCCATGACAAGCGCAACATCCTTTTTGTAATGCTGTTTATTTTTCATAAACATCTCTTTACGAGTCGCCTCCATTCCCATTACTCATATTGTATGAGACATTATCCGGAGCATGTTCCTGTCTAACGATAATCTATTTTAATGGTACCAAAGCATGACTCGATTCAGAATTGAATCATATCC
This window encodes:
- a CDS encoding YIP1 family protein; its protein translation is MNPLFSIWTQPSATIRYIVDHKSLKYPFIIISISALINSIMAFADLGLFNGFSLLTTLGLVLLSGLLSGLAGWGIIIVAYTWIGKLLGGTGTMRKMGLATGASAIPMIWTAPIGFIAISLYGQQLFTTPTGPLGTNMSVGFFFFQTWLMLAISIFGLIIECKAIGIVHNFSAWRGFGTLMLFTGFIIIISIIIFGALFSILLAF